From a single Nicotiana tabacum cultivar K326 chromosome 8, ASM71507v2, whole genome shotgun sequence genomic region:
- the LOC107810421 gene encoding E3 ubiquitin-protein ligase RMA1H1 — protein MALEQLFQEQITDINFDERDISLEKCKTVDDELDDNVSGGFECNICLDLVHDPVITFCGHLYCWPCIYKWIHFQSKSSENTDHQQPQCPVCKAEISQKTLIPLYGRGQTTKPSEGKALNLGIVIPQRPPSPRCGGHHTLIATNESHPSQQLHNRNYPQQSPTHQPYSSSYMSEPMLSPGGTTTGELVYARMFGNSSTTLYTYPSSYNLAGSSSPRLRRQLVQADRSLSRICFFLCCCLVTCLLLF, from the coding sequence ATGGCCTTAGAGCAGCTTTTCCAGGAGCAAATAACAGACATCAACTTTGACGAACGCGATATTTCGTTGGAGAAGTGTAAGACAGTTGATGATGAGCTTGACGACAATGTCTCTGGAGGTTTTGAGTGTAACATATGCTTGGATCTTGTACATGATCCTGTTATTACCTTCTGTGGTCACCTTTATTGTTGGCCTTGCATCTATAAATGGATTCATTTTCAGAGTAAATCGTCTGAAAATACTGATCACCAACAGCCACAATGTCCTGTTTGCAAAGCTGAAATCTCGCAGAAAACTTTGATTCCACTATATGGTCGCGGCCAAACTACAAAACCATCCGAAGGAAAGGCCCTGAATCTTGGCATAGTCATTCCACAAAGGCCTCCTAGTCCGAGATGTGGGGGTCATCACACACTGATAGCAACTAACGAATCACATCCATCGCAGCAACTTCACAATCGAAATTATCCTCAGCAATCTCCAACACATCAACCTTATTCTTCTAGCTACATGTCCGAACCTATGCTAAGTCCTGGTGGCACGACAACAGGAGAATTGGTTTATGCGCGGATGTTTGGGAACTCATCGACTACTTTGTATACATATCCGAGCTCATATAATCTAGCTGGCAGCAGTAGTCCAAGGCTAAGAAGGCAACTAGTACAGGCTGATAGATCGCTTAGCAGAATCTGTTTTTTCCTATGTTGTTGTTTAGTGACATGTCTTCTCTTGTTCTGA
- the LOC142162892 gene encoding serine/threonine-protein phosphatase 7 long form homolog, with translation MGLYRIIRIVRIQLDYALIMALIERWQPETHTFHLPIGEATITLQDAEILYGLSTDGLPVLLPATMRYYSRQAYWDMLHMLTGFMPEDEAVASGSSRIQLVPIRDHLVQIHHTITDESAEVDVHRYTRLLLLLLFGGVLFPNTSGNLVSLRFLHHIARFEDIAIYSWGGVVISYLYTQMCRACIGTQRDVGGFLPLLQVWVWERFLQFQPPLPQLPANVEIPQLPLACRWVMRRTLAREYDAHHNLPLCRDVLDLLEDTQFIWTPYNDEVIGTLPAYCTFGRHIWRASVPLICLDIVEHHASEQVFCQFGLPQPIPTLPA, from the exons atgggattatataggattattaggattgtccggatacagctcgactatgctttgatcatggccttgattgagcggtggcaaccggagacgcacactttccatttgcccatcggtgaggccaccatcacactccaggatgctgagattttatatggcctgtccactgatggcttgccagttttactgcctgcgaccatgagatattattcgcgGCAGGCATATTGGGATATGCTGCACATGCTTACGGGTTTCATGCCGGAGGACGAGGCAGTAGCGTCTGGGTCCAGTCGTatacagttggtccccattagagaccacctggTGCAGATCCACCATACTATTACCGACGAGTCAGCGGAGGTAGATGTACATCGATATACGAGGCTgctgttgctccttctatttgggggggtcttgttcccgaacacttcggggaacttagtgagcctccgttttctgcatcatattgcccGGTTCGAGGATATAGCCATCTACAGCTGGGGTGGTGTTGTCATCTCATATTTGTACACGCAGATGTGCCGGGCTTGCATCGGCACACAGAGAGACGTTGGTGGCTTTCTGccacttctacag gtttgggtctgggagcgatttctgcagtttcagccacctctaccacaactaccggctaatgtagaaattccgcaactccctctagcctgtaggtgggttatgcgtcgtactcttgcacgagagtatgatgcccatcataatctccccctctgcagggatgtgttggatctgctggaggacacacag ttcatctggacgccgtaCAACGATGAAgtgataggtaccctgccagcgtattgcacgttcggccgacatatttggagggcttctgtcccgctcatatgcctcgatattgtcgagcaccATGCCTCCGAGCAGGTATTTTGTCAGTTTGGCCTGCCGCAACCTATACCGACTCTGCCTGCATGA